The sequence GGCCGGAAAGCTCCACAGCACCGCCGGGCTCGAGTGTGACGACGCTGCGGCCCGGCAACGCCGGCAGGGATTGCAGCACGTCACCGATCTCGGCCCAGCCGGGGCGACGGTGCGGGTCGCCCGGGTCGAAACAGTGCGCCTCGATCTCCAGGCCCACCCGGCCGTGCGGGCCATCGGTGAGGCAGCGTCCGGTGATGTAGTCGGCGGCGTCGGACGCACCGGACAGTTCGGGGCCGCCCAGGCAAGCCTCATCTCCGCGGGACAGTTGCGTCGCCGCGGCGAACCCCATATCAACCCCTCCGCCCGTTGATCTTCCCGACGCTACCGGAGACGGGCGACAAGAGAACCGGTGATTACTGACCCAGGGAGTTCTGCATCGCGCCTGCCAGCACGTTCACCGCCGGGCCGGCGTTACCGGACTGACAGACCTTGGCCTGCAACAAGACGTTCGCCCGCAGTCGGGTCTGGTTGAAACAGCGCCGGTCGGTGCCGGCCTCCTGCTTGGTCCAGGCCGCGTCCGTTGCCGTGGCCGGCCCGCCGCCGAACGCCCAGACCTGGGTGGCTCCGTTGTCCAGGTGCATCGCGGTGGTGCGGCCCGAGCAGCCGACCGTCCGGTCGACGACCCGGTGAAAGGCCGCGGCGGCAGCCTCATTGGTGGCGAACACCCCCACCGCCTGCTTGACGAAGTGCCCCTGATCGGTGGCCGAGGTCTGCGTGAGGGCGCTGTTGAACGACGCCAGATCCGGATCGTTGTAGACCTCGGGCAGGCCGATGTCGGCCCAGTTGTTGCAGGCCGGGTCGTCGACCCAGAAGGCCTGGAACGGCTCGCCGGAGACCGCTTCGAAGCCCATCGGTGCGCCGACGATGTTGCCGACCGATCCCTTGGGCAGCACCGCGTAAGAGACCACGCCCGGTTCGGAGGGCCCGGCTGCGGCGACCGGGGCGACCGCTGCGCCGGCAGCGGCCAGTCCCAGTCCCGCCAGCAGGGTCGCGGCGGCCCGCCGGCCGTCAGGCAAGGTTGGCCCGCACCCCGGCCTCCACCGCGCGCCCCAGATCGGGGTCGATGTTGCGCCAGTATTCGAACACTCGGGACAGCACCGGCTCGGTGACACCGGCCGACACATGACCAATAATATTGGAAGCCAACCGTTTCCGTGCATCATCATCGAGGACGTCGCGGACCAGGGTGCGGGCCTGGCTGAAGTCGTCGTCGTCTTCGCGCAGCGTGTAAGCGGCACGCACCATGTCTCCGTCGGCGTGCCAGCGCACTTCCGCGGCACGAGCCGGGTCGGCCTTGGGGCCGCCCATCGAGTTCGGCGCGTACACCGGGTCCGTCGCGTTGACGAACCGCATGGCGCCGTCCTTGGAGTAGCTGTGCACGTCGACTTTCGGTGCGTTGACCGGCAATTGGCTGTAGTTGGTCCCGATCCGGGCGCGGTGCGCGTCGGCATACGAGAAACCTCGAGCCAGCAGCATCTTGTCCGGACTCAAACCGGTGCCGGGCACCATGTTGTTGGGCTGGAACGCCGCCTGCTCGATCTCACTGTGATAGTCGCTGACATTGCGGTCCAGGGTCAGCTTGCCGACGTCGATCAGCGGGTAGTCGGCGTGCGGCCATACCTTGGTGAGGTCAAACGGGTTGTAGCGGTAGGTCTTCGCCTCCTCGAACGGCATGATCTGCATCTTCAGCGTCCAACTCGGGTATTCACCGCGCTCGATCGCCTCATACAGGTCCCGCTGGTGATAGTCGGCATCGACACCGGCCAACCGGTCGGCCTCCTCCTGCGTGAGGAAATCCACGCCCTGGTCGCTGATGAAGTGGTACTTCACCCAGAAGATCTCACCGGCGGCGTTGATCCAGCTGTAGGTGTGGCTGGAATAGCCGTTCATGTGGCGCCAGTTCTTCGGAATACCCCGATCCCCCATCAGCCAGGTGACCTGGTGGGCCGACTCCGGCGTGAGGCTCCAGAAGTCCCACTGCATGTTGTGGTCGCGCAGGTTGTTGGCCGCGCGACGCTTCTGGGAGCGGATGAAGTGTTGGAACTTCAGCGGGTCACGCATGAAGAAGACCGGGGTGTTGTTGCCCACCAGGTCGAAGTTGCCCTCAGAGGTGTAGAACTTCGTCGCGAAACCTCGCGGGTCCCGCCAGGTGTCTGGGCTGCCCCGCTCACCCGCGACGGTGGAGAACCTCGTCAGTGTCTGCGTCTTGGCGCCCGGCGCAAACACCGCGGCCCTGGTGTACCGGGTGACGTCCGCGGTGACCTCGAAGTGCCCGAATGCCCCACCCCCCTTGGCGTGCGGCTGACGTTCCGGGGTGCGCTCCCGGTTGAACATCGCCATCTGCTCGATCAGATAGTGGTCCTGCAGCAGGATGGGGCCATCCGGGCCGATCGTCAGCGATTCGCCGTCGCTGGGCGCCGGGATGCCGGCATCGGTCGTGGTGTAGTGCTCGGTCATCTGCTTGTCTCCTCTTGTGCTCAAGAGCTTGTGACTCAAAGCGTTTGACTCAAACCGCCGGCGAGTGTGCGGCTACCTACGCCTGAGATGACAGGTCGCGCAGCAAACCGCCGCACTCGGCAGCTCTGAGAAGGATCAGCGGTGCGGCGGAGCCGACGGCGGGGGCGGTGGCGGTGCGGGCGGACCACCGGGGCCACCGGGACCGTTACCGGGACCGGCCGGCCGGAAACCCGGCCACTCCGGTTCCGCACCGGGACCTGCGGGCCCGAAGCCGGGGCCGCCTGGCCCGAACCCGGGGCCCATCGGGGGACCGTGATGCATCATGCACGGTCCGTGGTGACGATGCCCGAACCAGCCGCCGCCGCTGAGGTAGGCACCGGTGCCGAAGATGACGGTGGCGACGAAGACGGTTCCGGCGATGATCACCACCCAGGCCGCGGCTTGGTAGAGCCGGTTCGGCGGTGGTGGCGGAGGAGGCGGTGGGGTGGGGACTGGCGGCTCGCTCATACCGATCAATCATGCCCCAGAACGACGCCGGCCGCCGCCCTTCGGGAGGGGCGGCGGCCGGTTGCTCGTGGCCGGACCGGGTTACCGGCCGGGTGGGGGCGGCGGGGACTGGGTGCTCACCGAGGGCGGCAGCTCACCGGGTCCCCGCTGGTCCGGGCCGGGTCCCATCGGCCCCGGTCCGCGGTGGTGGCCCTTGTGGAACATCGCGTGCTGGCCGTGATGCCCGTGATGTCCGTGGCAGTGGTGTCCGCCCGGGCCGCCGCGGCTGACCCAGACGCCGGCGAAGAAGATCGACGAGACGATGAAGACGATTCCGGCGACGATCGCGACCCAGGCCGCGAGCCGATAGAGCCAGTAGGGCTTGGGCTCACCCGGCGGTGCGGGTGGGGTGGTTGTGGTGTCAGGTGTTTCGCTCATGTAAGGCATCTTGCCGGGGCCAACACCAGGTACCGCTAGGTCTTGGCTATGCAGGAGCTATGAGCCCGCGCGTCCCGGCCACCCTAGAAATAACGTCAGAAAGTCCAGGGAAAACCCTGTATCCCCACACCGCCTCCCGCTCCTAGCATCGGTCCTATCACCAGCCACCAGGGCTGGGAGCAGCAGGGGAAGGCACGACAATGGGGAATCTGAAACGTGTGGGCAGCCTTAGCGTGTTGGCGGCCGGGTTGGGCATCGGTGCTGCTCTGGCGGCGACGCCGGGGGTCGCTTTCGCCGGGACGTCGCCGGTTGACGGCGGCGCGGGGGCACTGGGGGTCGCCGGGGCGCTGGCGGCGGCGGACATCGGCGATGCCGCCGCCACGGTGGGCACGGCGGCCGCGGTATCGCTGCCGACCCTTCCCGACG is a genomic window of Mycolicibacter heraklionensis containing:
- a CDS encoding sensor domain-containing protein — protein: MLAGLGLAAAGAAVAPVAAAGPSEPGVVSYAVLPKGSVGNIVGAPMGFEAVSGEPFQAFWVDDPACNNWADIGLPEVYNDPDLASFNSALTQTSATDQGHFVKQAVGVFATNEAAAAAFHRVVDRTVGCSGRTTAMHLDNGATQVWAFGGGPATATDAAWTKQEAGTDRRCFNQTRLRANVLLQAKVCQSGNAGPAVNVLAGAMQNSLGQ
- a CDS encoding catalase, which translates into the protein MTEHYTTTDAGIPAPSDGESLTIGPDGPILLQDHYLIEQMAMFNRERTPERQPHAKGGGAFGHFEVTADVTRYTRAAVFAPGAKTQTLTRFSTVAGERGSPDTWRDPRGFATKFYTSEGNFDLVGNNTPVFFMRDPLKFQHFIRSQKRRAANNLRDHNMQWDFWSLTPESAHQVTWLMGDRGIPKNWRHMNGYSSHTYSWINAAGEIFWVKYHFISDQGVDFLTQEEADRLAGVDADYHQRDLYEAIERGEYPSWTLKMQIMPFEEAKTYRYNPFDLTKVWPHADYPLIDVGKLTLDRNVSDYHSEIEQAAFQPNNMVPGTGLSPDKMLLARGFSYADAHRARIGTNYSQLPVNAPKVDVHSYSKDGAMRFVNATDPVYAPNSMGGPKADPARAAEVRWHADGDMVRAAYTLREDDDDFSQARTLVRDVLDDDARKRLASNIIGHVSAGVTEPVLSRVFEYWRNIDPDLGRAVEAGVRANLA